The sequence below is a genomic window from Haloferax mediterranei ATCC 33500.
CTCGGCCACGCCGCCGCCGACTGCCTCGAAATGGCCGAATCCTATCTCGACGACGGCCGCCACTTCAAAGATACGGATGACTGGGTGAACGCGCTCGCATCATTCTCCTACGGGTACGGCTGGCTGGACGCTGGCGTTCGGATGGGACTGTTCGACATCCCGGACGACTCACA
It includes:
- a CDS encoding DUF357 domain-containing protein → MTADLHEKTNRYESMLADALDEAVQAVPEETHLGHAAADCLEMAESYLDDGRHFKDTDDWVNALASFSYGYGWLDAGVRMGLFDIPDDSHLFTM